A window of the Phragmites australis chromosome 20, lpPhrAust1.1, whole genome shotgun sequence genome harbors these coding sequences:
- the LOC133901563 gene encoding probable plastidic glucose transporter 1 isoform X2: MQQPLAALLALPASPAPRPRLGPSRRPRPAVVRAAALRALPRRLGLWPPRLAAVESTPPAPAPDAQSAGSGLDAGVGGGDGGGDGGGGADLGWLRVFPHVLTASMANFLFGYHIGVMNGPIEDIARELGFQGNPFLQGLVVSIFIVGAFFGSLGSSALVDYFGCKRTLQIDSIPLIIGALVSAQADSLDEMLLGRFLVGIGIGVNTVLVPLYISEVAPTKYRGSLGTLCQIGTCLGIIAALSLGIPSESDPHWWRTMLYAACVPGVLIVVGMQFAVESPRWLAKVGRFDDARKVVESLWGPSDVEKSMEKIKAVVVSDDDSQASWSELLVEPHNRVALIGGSLFFLQQFAGINGVLYFSSLTFRDVGITSGALASLYVGITNFGGAIVASNLMDKQGRKKLLIGSYLGMVHFYFFPWCWASYRYHYTRAEQCSDTVKSYGLQLYCTLDM; encoded by the exons ATGCAGCAGCCCCTCGCCGCGCTGCTAGCCCTGCCCGCCTCCCCGGCTCCGCGCCCGCGCCTCGGGCCCtcccgccgcccgcgcccggcCGTGGTCAGGGCGGCTGCGCTCCGGGCCCTGCCGCGGCGCCTCGGGCTCTGGCCGCCGCGCCTCGCGGCGGTCGagagcacgccgccggcgccggcgccggacgCGCAGAGCGCTGGCTCAG GCTTGGATGCGGGAGTCGGGGGAGGTGACGGTGGTGGCGACGGAGGCGGGGGTGCTGATCTCGGGTGGTTGAGGGTGTTCCCGCACGTGCTCACCGCGTCCATGGCCAACTTCCTCTTCGGCTACCATATTGG GGTCATGAATGGTCCAATAGAGGATATTGCAAGAGAGCTTGGTTTTCAAGGAAATCCCTTTCTCCAAGGTCTTGTAGTCAGCATATTCATTGTTGGTGCCTTTTTTGGGAGCTTAGGCTCATCTGCATTAGTTGATTATTTTGGTTGCAAAAGGACCCTTCAGATCGATAGTATTCCATTGATTATCGGGGCCCTCGTGAG CGCGCAGGCAGATTCTTTGGATGAGATGCTGTTGGGAAGATTCCTTGTTGGCATTGGAATTGGTGTAAATACTGTTCTTGTTCCGCTATATATATCTGAG GTTGCCCCAACAAAATATAGGGGTTCTTTGGGGACCCTATGTCAAATTGGAACGTGTTTAGGAATAATTGCTGCACTTTCCTTGGGGATACCTTCTGAAAGTGATCCACATTG GTGGCGAACAATGCTTTATGCTGCATGTGTACCTGGTGTTCTTATTGTTGTTGGGATGCAATTTGCTGTTGAGAGTCCGCGCTGGCTTGCCAAG GTTGGAAGGTTTGACGATGCCAGAAAAGTTGTAGAGAGCCTTTGGGGACCTTCCGACGTTGAGAAGTCCATGGAAAAGATCAAAGCTGTTGTTGTAAGTGATGATGATTCACAGGCCAGCTGGTCAGAACTTCTGGTGGAACCCCACAATAGAG TTGCATTGATTGGAGGGTCCCTTTTCTTTCTGCAACAGTTTGCTGGAATAAATGGTGTTCTTTATTTTTCATCATTAACATTCCGTGATGTTGGTATTACAAGTGGTGCTTTAGCAAGCTTATATGTTGGAATAACCAACTTTGGAG ggGCAATTGTTGCTTCAAATTTGATGGATAAGCAAGGGCGAAAGAAACTTTTGATAGGAAGCTATCTTGGAATG GTACATTTTTACTTTTTCCCTTGGTGCTGGGCCAGTTACAGGTATCATTATACCAGAGCTGAGCAGTGCTCGGACACGGTCAAAAGTTATGGGCTTCAGCTTTACTGTACATTGG ATATGTAA
- the LOC133901563 gene encoding probable plastidic glucose transporter 1 isoform X1 has translation MQQPLAALLALPASPAPRPRLGPSRRPRPAVVRAAALRALPRRLGLWPPRLAAVESTPPAPAPDAQSAGSGLDAGVGGGDGGGDGGGGADLGWLRVFPHVLTASMANFLFGYHIGVMNGPIEDIARELGFQGNPFLQGLVVSIFIVGAFFGSLGSSALVDYFGCKRTLQIDSIPLIIGALVSAQADSLDEMLLGRFLVGIGIGVNTVLVPLYISEVAPTKYRGSLGTLCQIGTCLGIIAALSLGIPSESDPHWWRTMLYAACVPGVLIVVGMQFAVESPRWLAKVGRFDDARKVVESLWGPSDVEKSMEKIKAVVVSDDDSQASWSELLVEPHNRVALIGGSLFFLQQFAGINGVLYFSSLTFRDVGITSGALASLYVGITNFGGAIVASNLMDKQGRKKLLIGSYLGMAFAMFLIVYGISFPLDEGVAHGLSITGILLYIFTFSLGAGPVTGIIIPELSSARTRSKVMGFSFTVHWICNFLVGLYFLELVKKFGVGAVYAGFGGVSLLTALFAYNFIVETRGRSLEEIEMSLSPATPGKRE, from the exons ATGCAGCAGCCCCTCGCCGCGCTGCTAGCCCTGCCCGCCTCCCCGGCTCCGCGCCCGCGCCTCGGGCCCtcccgccgcccgcgcccggcCGTGGTCAGGGCGGCTGCGCTCCGGGCCCTGCCGCGGCGCCTCGGGCTCTGGCCGCCGCGCCTCGCGGCGGTCGagagcacgccgccggcgccggcgccggacgCGCAGAGCGCTGGCTCAG GCTTGGATGCGGGAGTCGGGGGAGGTGACGGTGGTGGCGACGGAGGCGGGGGTGCTGATCTCGGGTGGTTGAGGGTGTTCCCGCACGTGCTCACCGCGTCCATGGCCAACTTCCTCTTCGGCTACCATATTGG GGTCATGAATGGTCCAATAGAGGATATTGCAAGAGAGCTTGGTTTTCAAGGAAATCCCTTTCTCCAAGGTCTTGTAGTCAGCATATTCATTGTTGGTGCCTTTTTTGGGAGCTTAGGCTCATCTGCATTAGTTGATTATTTTGGTTGCAAAAGGACCCTTCAGATCGATAGTATTCCATTGATTATCGGGGCCCTCGTGAG CGCGCAGGCAGATTCTTTGGATGAGATGCTGTTGGGAAGATTCCTTGTTGGCATTGGAATTGGTGTAAATACTGTTCTTGTTCCGCTATATATATCTGAG GTTGCCCCAACAAAATATAGGGGTTCTTTGGGGACCCTATGTCAAATTGGAACGTGTTTAGGAATAATTGCTGCACTTTCCTTGGGGATACCTTCTGAAAGTGATCCACATTG GTGGCGAACAATGCTTTATGCTGCATGTGTACCTGGTGTTCTTATTGTTGTTGGGATGCAATTTGCTGTTGAGAGTCCGCGCTGGCTTGCCAAG GTTGGAAGGTTTGACGATGCCAGAAAAGTTGTAGAGAGCCTTTGGGGACCTTCCGACGTTGAGAAGTCCATGGAAAAGATCAAAGCTGTTGTTGTAAGTGATGATGATTCACAGGCCAGCTGGTCAGAACTTCTGGTGGAACCCCACAATAGAG TTGCATTGATTGGAGGGTCCCTTTTCTTTCTGCAACAGTTTGCTGGAATAAATGGTGTTCTTTATTTTTCATCATTAACATTCCGTGATGTTGGTATTACAAGTGGTGCTTTAGCAAGCTTATATGTTGGAATAACCAACTTTGGAG ggGCAATTGTTGCTTCAAATTTGATGGATAAGCAAGGGCGAAAGAAACTTTTGATAGGAAGCTATCTTGGAATG GCATTTGCAATGTTCCTTATAGTATATGGTATCAGCTTCCCGCTTGATGAAGGAGTGGCCCACGGCCTGTCAATTACTGGAATTCTTTT GTACATTTTTACTTTTTCCCTTGGTGCTGGGCCAGTTACAGGTATCATTATACCAGAGCTGAGCAGTGCTCGGACACGGTCAAAAGTTATGGGCTTCAGCTTTACTGTACATTGG ATATGTAATTTCCTGGTGGGACTGTATTTTCTGGAGCTTGTGAAGAAGTTTGGGGTTGGAGCAGTCTATGCAGGTTTCGGCGGGGTCTCCTTGTTGACAGCACTTTTCGCCTACAACTTCATAGTTGAAACAAGAGGACGTTCTCTTGAGGAAATTGAGATGTCTTTGAGCCCTGCTACCCCTGGCAAGCGAGAATAA